One stretch of Streptomyces sp. 135 DNA includes these proteins:
- a CDS encoding HAD family hydrolase, with translation MARAALFDVDGTLADTNHLHVTTWWEAFRQAGENVAMHDIHHAIGLGSTDLIAHLLGDERDRGLDDEISAAHSTLYATYFDRLPALEGARELLHAFDGRGWRVVLATSAGGGELGALRRAIDADDVIVGIASADDVSSGKPAPDPVRHALDIAGCGPDEALFIGDTVWDMRAASRAGVRSIALLSGGIPRGDLEEAGASAVYANPADLLHQLDAEVPAGTA, from the coding sequence ATGGCGCGTGCCGCGCTGTTCGATGTCGACGGAACCCTCGCCGACACCAATCACCTCCATGTGACCACCTGGTGGGAGGCGTTCCGCCAAGCCGGCGAGAACGTCGCCATGCACGACATCCACCACGCCATCGGCCTCGGCTCGACCGACCTCATCGCCCACCTCCTCGGCGACGAACGCGACCGCGGCCTCGACGACGAGATCAGCGCCGCGCACAGCACCCTGTACGCCACGTACTTCGACCGGCTGCCCGCGCTGGAGGGCGCCCGCGAGCTGCTGCACGCCTTCGACGGCCGCGGATGGCGCGTCGTCCTCGCGACCTCGGCGGGCGGCGGGGAACTGGGCGCACTGCGCCGGGCCATCGACGCGGACGACGTGATCGTCGGCATCGCGAGCGCCGACGACGTGTCCTCGGGCAAACCGGCCCCCGACCCCGTGCGGCACGCCCTGGACATCGCGGGATGCGGTCCGGACGAGGCCCTGTTCATCGGCGACACCGTATGGGACATGCGGGCGGCGTCCCGGGCGGGCGTACGGAGCATCGCGCTGCTCTCGGGAGGCATTCCCCGCGGTGATCTGGAGGAGGCCGGCGCCTCGGCCGTGTACGCGAACCCGGCAGACCTGCTGCACCAGTTGGACGCCGAGGTCCCCGCCGGCACGGCATGA
- a CDS encoding SigB/SigF/SigG family RNA polymerase sigma factor: MLTDLTAYSARRRTATRHPHNDAPDTAEEFARLATLEDGPEREILCEGLVEAWLPMAHRIAGRFRNKGESLEDLQQVAAMGLVKAVNRYEPGRGAFESYAVPTITGELRRHFRDRMWDVRVPRRVQELRNKVRVARRELLERPGSGSEPGITEIAEHAGLTEDEVKDGMEAMEGYSALSLDAEISSADPDGFSLADTLGAPDPAYDCITDREAAKAGLRQLPERERTILYLRFFEDMTQSRIAEELGISQMHVSRLISRSCARVRAEADAGNDGAEHAHAA; encoded by the coding sequence ATGCTTACCGACCTGACTGCTTACTCCGCCCGTCGTCGTACGGCGACCCGGCACCCCCACAACGACGCACCTGACACCGCCGAGGAATTCGCCCGCCTCGCCACTCTTGAGGACGGGCCCGAGCGCGAAATCCTGTGCGAAGGACTCGTCGAGGCCTGGCTGCCCATGGCGCACCGGATCGCCGGCCGCTTCCGCAACAAGGGGGAGAGCCTCGAGGATCTCCAGCAGGTCGCCGCGATGGGCCTGGTGAAGGCGGTCAACCGGTACGAGCCCGGACGCGGCGCCTTCGAGAGCTACGCCGTGCCCACCATCACGGGTGAACTGCGGCGGCACTTCCGCGACCGCATGTGGGACGTGCGTGTGCCCCGGCGCGTCCAGGAACTGCGGAACAAGGTCCGTGTCGCGCGCCGCGAGCTGCTCGAACGGCCCGGCAGCGGTTCCGAGCCCGGCATCACCGAGATCGCCGAGCACGCCGGGCTCACCGAGGACGAGGTCAAGGACGGCATGGAGGCCATGGAGGGGTACAGCGCCCTGTCGCTGGACGCCGAGATCTCCTCCGCCGACCCCGACGGCTTCAGCCTCGCCGACACGCTCGGGGCGCCCGACCCCGCGTACGACTGCATCACCGACCGCGAGGCGGCCAAGGCAGGCCTGCGGCAGCTGCCGGAACGTGAGCGGACCATCTTGTACCTGCGCTTCTTCGAGGACATGACGCAGAGCCGGATCGCCGAGGAACTCGGCATCTCGCAGATGCACGTCTCGCGACTGATCAGCCGCAGCTGCGCCCGCGTGCGCGCCGAGGCCGACGCCGGGAACGACGGCGCCGAGCACGCACACGCCGCGTGA
- a CDS encoding aminotransferase class I/II-fold pyridoxal phosphate-dependent enzyme: MSPDHTRAPVLEALAEYRDKGRIGFTPPGHKQARGADPAVREVLGDAVFHGDLLASGGLDDRRTRGGVLERAEHLMADAVHAEHTFFSTCGSSLSVKAAMLSIAGPGSKLLVGRDAHKSVISGLILSGIQPVWVEPTWDEKRHLAHAPGAEAFEAAFAAHPDAKGALVTSPTPYGACADLRSVADVCHRRSRPLVVDEAWGAHLPFHPDLPSWAMDAGADVCVTSIHKMGSGLEQGSVFHLQGDLIDPEDLENCADLLGTTSPSVLIYAGLDGWRRQMVLHGHELMGRALDLAAEARAAIEEIDGLHVNDRVDFCGPGLAADFDPLPVVIEVSGLGTSGYRAADWLREHHCLDVHLSDHRRISAQITHGDDRETTGRLLTALRELAHAAPRLRPAPPVEVPSADELRMEQAIHPRDAFFGVTEDVPVTEAVGRIAAEMMTPYPPGIPTALPGERLTEPVLRYLRTGVAAGMNLPDAKDSELNTVRVVVE, translated from the coding sequence ATGTCGCCTGATCACACCCGCGCCCCCGTACTGGAAGCTCTCGCCGAATACCGCGACAAGGGCCGGATCGGCTTCACCCCGCCGGGCCACAAACAAGCCCGCGGCGCCGATCCGGCCGTGCGGGAGGTGCTCGGCGACGCGGTGTTCCACGGCGACCTGCTGGCCTCGGGAGGCCTCGACGACCGGCGCACCCGGGGCGGGGTCCTGGAACGGGCCGAGCACTTGATGGCGGACGCCGTGCACGCCGAGCACACCTTCTTCTCCACGTGCGGCAGTTCGCTCTCGGTCAAGGCGGCCATGCTGTCTATCGCGGGCCCGGGGTCGAAACTGCTCGTCGGCAGGGACGCGCACAAGTCCGTCATCTCCGGGCTGATCCTGTCCGGGATCCAGCCGGTGTGGGTCGAGCCGACGTGGGACGAGAAACGCCATCTCGCCCACGCGCCCGGAGCCGAGGCCTTCGAGGCGGCGTTCGCCGCCCATCCCGACGCGAAGGGCGCGCTGGTCACCAGCCCGACTCCGTACGGTGCCTGCGCCGACCTGAGGAGCGTCGCGGACGTCTGCCACCGTCGGTCGCGGCCGCTCGTCGTGGACGAGGCGTGGGGCGCGCACCTGCCGTTCCACCCCGACCTGCCCTCCTGGGCGATGGACGCGGGCGCCGACGTCTGCGTCACGAGCATCCACAAGATGGGCAGCGGTCTGGAACAGGGCTCCGTCTTCCACCTCCAGGGCGACCTGATCGACCCGGAGGACCTGGAGAACTGCGCGGACCTCCTCGGCACCACCAGCCCTTCCGTCCTGATCTACGCCGGTCTCGACGGCTGGCGGCGCCAGATGGTCCTGCACGGCCACGAGCTGATGGGCCGGGCCCTGGACCTCGCGGCCGAGGCGCGCGCGGCGATCGAGGAGATCGACGGCCTGCACGTCAACGACCGCGTCGACTTCTGCGGACCCGGACTCGCCGCGGACTTCGACCCCCTGCCGGTCGTCATCGAGGTCAGCGGCCTGGGCACCAGCGGATACCGGGCGGCGGACTGGCTGCGCGAGCACCACTGTCTGGACGTGCACCTCAGCGACCACCGCAGGATCAGCGCCCAGATCACCCACGGCGACGACCGCGAGACGACCGGCAGGCTGCTCACGGCCCTACGCGAGCTGGCCCACGCCGCCCCGCGCCTGCGCCCCGCACCGCCGGTGGAGGTCCCCTCCGCCGACGAGCTGCGCATGGAGCAGGCGATCCACCCCCGCGACGCGTTCTTCGGCGTCACCGAGGACGTGCCGGTGACCGAGGCGGTGGGCCGCATCGCCGCGGAGATGATGACCCCGTATCCGCCCGGCATCCCCACGGCACTGCCCGGCGAGCGGCTCACCGAGCCTGTCCTGCGCTATCTCCGCACGGGTGTGGCGGCCGGGATGAACCTCCCCGACGCCAAGGACAGCGAACTGAACACGGTGCGGGTCGTCGTCGAGTAG
- a CDS encoding PHP domain-containing protein encodes MEPVEALERIAFLLERGRAPTYRVRAFRTAAAVIGALPDGEAARRAADGTLESLKGVGPKTADVVREALAGGVPGYLERLEGEAGDPLAEGGAELRALLRGDCHLHSDWSDGGSPIEEMGRAAQALGHEWAVLTDHSPRLTIARGLSPERLREQLDVVADLNTRWAPFRLLTGIECDILDDGSLDQEPELLDRLDVVVVSVHSKLRMDAAAMTRRMVAAVSDPRADILGHCTGRLVTGRGRPESTFDADEVFAACAAAGTAVEINSRPERLDPPRRLLRRAVDAGALFSVDTDAHAPGQLDWQIFGCARAEECGVPAERVVTTWTAEELLAWTRESRGRATS; translated from the coding sequence ATGGAGCCCGTGGAGGCGCTGGAACGGATCGCCTTTCTGCTGGAGCGCGGCCGCGCCCCGACCTACCGTGTGCGGGCCTTCCGCACCGCGGCGGCGGTCATCGGGGCCCTGCCCGACGGCGAGGCCGCGCGGCGCGCCGCCGACGGGACGCTGGAGTCGCTCAAGGGGGTCGGGCCGAAGACCGCCGACGTCGTCCGCGAGGCGCTCGCCGGTGGCGTGCCCGGCTATCTCGAACGGCTCGAAGGCGAGGCGGGGGACCCGCTCGCCGAAGGCGGCGCCGAGCTGCGGGCGCTGCTGCGCGGCGACTGCCACCTGCACTCCGACTGGTCCGACGGCGGCAGCCCCATCGAGGAGATGGGCCGGGCCGCACAGGCGCTCGGCCACGAGTGGGCGGTGCTCACCGACCACTCGCCGAGGCTCACCATCGCCCGCGGACTCTCCCCGGAGCGGCTGCGCGAGCAACTGGACGTCGTGGCCGACCTCAACACCCGCTGGGCGCCCTTCCGGCTGCTCACCGGCATCGAGTGCGACATCCTCGACGACGGCTCCCTCGACCAGGAACCGGAACTGCTCGACCGACTGGACGTGGTCGTCGTCTCCGTGCACTCCAAACTGCGCATGGACGCCGCCGCGATGACCCGCCGCATGGTCGCCGCCGTCAGCGACCCCCGGGCCGACATCCTCGGCCACTGCACCGGCCGGCTCGTCACCGGACGCGGCAGGCCCGAGTCGACGTTCGACGCCGACGAGGTGTTCGCCGCGTGTGCGGCGGCGGGCACGGCGGTGGAGATCAACAGCCGTCCCGAGCGCCTCGATCCGCCGCGCAGGCTGCTGCGCCGCGCCGTGGACGCGGGGGCCCTGTTCTCCGTGGACACCGACGCGCACGCCCCGGGCCAGCTGGACTGGCAGATCTTCGGGTGCGCACGGGCCGAGGAGTGCGGTGTCCCCGCCGAGCGCGTCGTGACCACCTGGACGGCGGAGGAGCTGCTGGCCTGGACCCGCGAGAGCCGGGGGAGAGCCACCTCCTGA
- a CDS encoding xanthine dehydrogenase family protein molybdopterin-binding subunit — translation MPDTTSVSALGAPAERREGPAKVTGAARYAAEHTPDGCAYAWPVPATVARGEITAIDDTAALALPGVIDVLSHLNAPRLVEPEDATLAVLQDAHVPHRGWYVALVVAETLEAAREGAAAVEVTYAEEPHDVTLTAGHADAYVPEDSDGTSGEHVRGDADDAFSSAPAQVDVVYRVPPLHNHPMEPHAATARWDDGRLTVYDSSQGATTVRDALAGMFALPEERITVVSEHVGGGFGSKGTPRPHVVLAAMAARTTGRPVKLSLPRRQLATVVGHRSPTIQRLRLGARPDGTLVSVIHEVTSHTSRVKEFVETAAAATRVMYPSPHARTTHRVVPLDVPSPSWMRAPGEAPGMYALESAMDELAVRLDLDPVELRLRNDTREEPDSSKPFSSRHLAECLREGARRFGWSTRDPRPRSRAEGPVLIGSGVACATYPVLAAPSRASAHAYPDGSFVVRVNATDIGTGARTVLAQVAADALGVPVERVRADIGSSDLPNAPLAGGSSGTASWGWAVHEACTRLAERLSGQHGQQLPPEGVGASADTAGTADADSDYARHAFGAHFAEVGVDMVTGEVRVRRLLGVYAAGRILNARTARSQFIGGMTMGLGMALTEHSTMDKAFGDFAESDLASYHVPAHADVPAIEAHWIDEDDPHLNPMGSKGIGEIGVVGTPAAIGNAVHHATGVRLRELPLTPDRVLAAAEGAL, via the coding sequence ATGCCGGACACCACCAGCGTCAGCGCTCTCGGGGCACCCGCCGAGCGCAGGGAAGGCCCCGCCAAGGTCACCGGGGCCGCCCGGTACGCCGCCGAGCACACACCCGACGGATGCGCGTACGCCTGGCCGGTCCCCGCCACGGTGGCGCGCGGTGAGATCACCGCCATCGACGACACGGCGGCCCTCGCCCTGCCCGGAGTCATCGACGTCCTCAGCCATCTGAACGCGCCGCGCCTGGTCGAGCCGGAGGACGCGACCCTCGCCGTGCTCCAGGACGCGCATGTGCCCCACCGCGGCTGGTACGTCGCCCTGGTGGTCGCCGAGACGCTGGAGGCGGCCCGCGAAGGCGCCGCCGCCGTCGAGGTCACCTACGCCGAGGAGCCGCACGACGTCACGCTGACCGCCGGCCACGCCGACGCGTACGTGCCCGAGGACTCCGACGGCACCTCGGGCGAGCACGTCCGCGGTGACGCCGACGACGCGTTCTCCTCCGCGCCCGCCCAGGTCGACGTCGTCTACCGCGTACCGCCGTTGCACAACCACCCCATGGAGCCGCACGCGGCGACCGCCCGCTGGGACGACGGGCGGCTGACCGTGTACGACTCCAGCCAGGGCGCGACCACCGTGCGCGATGCCCTGGCGGGCATGTTCGCGCTGCCCGAGGAGCGGATCACGGTCGTCTCCGAACACGTCGGCGGCGGCTTCGGTTCCAAGGGCACACCCCGGCCGCACGTCGTACTCGCCGCCATGGCCGCGCGCACGACCGGGCGCCCCGTGAAACTCTCCCTGCCCAGGCGGCAGTTGGCGACCGTGGTGGGCCACCGCTCGCCGACGATCCAGCGGCTGCGGCTTGGCGCGCGGCCGGACGGCACGCTGGTCTCCGTGATCCACGAGGTGACCTCGCACACCTCGCGCGTCAAGGAGTTCGTCGAGACGGCGGCCGCCGCCACCCGCGTCATGTACCCCTCGCCGCACGCCCGCACGACGCACCGGGTCGTGCCGCTCGACGTGCCGAGCCCCTCCTGGATGCGGGCGCCCGGTGAGGCGCCCGGCATGTACGCGCTCGAGTCGGCGATGGACGAGCTCGCCGTCCGTCTCGACCTCGACCCCGTCGAGCTGCGGCTGCGCAACGACACCCGCGAGGAACCCGACAGCTCCAAGCCCTTCAGCAGCCGGCACCTCGCCGAGTGCCTGCGCGAAGGAGCCCGCCGTTTCGGCTGGTCGACGCGCGATCCGCGGCCCCGCTCGCGCGCCGAGGGACCCGTCCTGATCGGCAGCGGCGTCGCCTGCGCCACGTATCCCGTGCTCGCCGCGCCGTCCCGGGCGAGCGCGCACGCCTACCCGGACGGCAGCTTCGTGGTCCGCGTCAACGCCACCGACATCGGTACGGGTGCGCGCACCGTCCTCGCGCAGGTCGCCGCGGACGCGCTCGGCGTGCCGGTGGAGCGGGTGCGGGCCGACATCGGCAGCAGCGACCTGCCGAACGCGCCGCTGGCCGGCGGCTCCTCCGGCACCGCCTCTTGGGGCTGGGCCGTCCACGAGGCGTGTACGCGGCTGGCCGAGCGCCTCTCGGGGCAGCACGGGCAGCAGTTGCCACCGGAGGGAGTGGGCGCCAGCGCCGACACTGCGGGCACCGCGGACGCGGACAGCGATTACGCGCGCCACGCGTTCGGCGCGCATTTCGCCGAGGTCGGTGTCGACATGGTGACCGGCGAGGTGCGTGTGCGCCGCCTGCTGGGTGTGTACGCGGCCGGGCGCATCCTCAACGCCCGTACGGCGCGCTCCCAGTTCATCGGCGGGATGACCATGGGGCTGGGGATGGCGCTCACCGAACACAGCACGATGGACAAGGCGTTCGGTGACTTCGCGGAGTCCGACCTCGCCTCCTACCACGTGCCTGCCCACGCGGACGTGCCCGCGATCGAGGCGCACTGGATCGACGAGGACGACCCCCACCTGAACCCCATGGGCAGCAAGGGGATCGGTGAGATCGGCGTCGTCGGGACGCCCGCGGCGATCGGCAACGCGGTGCACCACGCGACGGGCGTACGGCTGCGCGAACTGCCGCTCACGCCGGACCGGGTGCTCGCGGCCGCCGAAGGGGCCCTGTAG
- a CDS encoding xanthine dehydrogenase family protein subunit M, producing MKPFMYVRAHSVDEAAAAHAGRTTSRYLGGGTNLVDLMKLGVESPRTLIDVSALPLDAVEELRDGSVRVGATVRNSDLAAHPLVRERYPVLSQALLAGASGQLRNMATTGGNLLQRTRCPYFQDLGKPCNKREPGTGCGARDGVHRDHAVLGHSPQCIATHPSDMAVALAALDAQVELYGPGGRRSVPAAEFHRLPGGRPDLDTEITHGELITGVLLPPVTAGLPSAYRKARDRASYAFALASVAVVLDVEDSVVREVRIAFGGLAHRPWRARRAERALLGGAPSEEAFRQAVEAELDAAEPLRDNAFKVPLARNLACDVLRRLAGRPPAS from the coding sequence GTGAAGCCCTTCATGTACGTACGCGCCCACAGCGTCGATGAGGCGGCCGCGGCGCACGCGGGCAGGACCACCTCCCGCTACCTCGGCGGCGGCACGAATCTCGTCGACCTGATGAAGCTGGGCGTGGAGAGCCCCCGGACACTGATCGACGTGAGCGCCCTGCCCCTGGACGCGGTCGAGGAGCTGCGCGACGGGTCCGTGCGCGTCGGGGCGACGGTGCGCAACAGCGACCTCGCCGCCCACCCGCTGGTGCGCGAGCGCTATCCGGTGCTGTCCCAGGCGCTGCTCGCGGGCGCGTCGGGCCAGCTGCGCAACATGGCGACCACGGGCGGCAACCTCCTCCAGCGCACCCGCTGCCCCTACTTCCAGGACCTCGGCAAGCCGTGCAACAAGCGTGAGCCGGGCACCGGCTGCGGGGCCCGGGACGGTGTCCACCGCGACCACGCGGTCCTCGGTCACTCGCCGCAGTGCATCGCCACGCACCCCTCCGACATGGCGGTCGCGCTCGCCGCGCTCGACGCCCAGGTGGAGCTGTACGGGCCGGGCGGCCGGCGGAGCGTCCCCGCGGCGGAGTTCCACCGGCTGCCCGGCGGCCGTCCCGACCTGGACACCGAGATCACGCACGGCGAACTGATCACCGGCGTCCTGCTCCCGCCGGTGACCGCGGGTCTGCCCTCCGCCTACCGCAAGGCCCGTGACCGCGCCTCGTACGCGTTCGCGCTCGCCTCCGTGGCCGTGGTCCTGGACGTCGAGGATTCCGTCGTACGGGAGGTGCGGATCGCGTTCGGCGGCCTGGCGCACCGGCCCTGGCGCGCGCGGCGGGCCGAGCGGGCGCTGCTGGGCGGCGCGCCGAGCGAGGAGGCGTTCCGGCAGGCCGTCGAGGCCGAACTCGACGCGGCCGAGCCGCTGCGGGACAACGCGTTCAAGGTGCCGCTGGCCCGCAATCTCGCGTGTGACGTCCTGCGGCGCCTGGCCGGCAGACCCCCGGCTTCCTGA
- a CDS encoding 2Fe-2S iron-sulfur cluster-binding protein yields MGTEAFHSEVPLTVNGRPCRVTVDHRSTLLDVLREQLGLTGAKKGCDHGQCGACTVLVDGRRANSCLLLAVAQEGCDVTTVEGLRPADGAQTHPLQRAFVERDAFQCGYCTPGQICSAVGAVAEAEAGHPSHVTDPQAPAGSPVELTRDEIRERLSGNLCRCGAYPHIVEAVEDVTR; encoded by the coding sequence ATGGGAACCGAAGCGTTCCACTCGGAAGTGCCCCTGACGGTGAACGGCAGGCCCTGCCGCGTCACCGTCGACCACCGCTCGACGCTGCTGGACGTCCTGCGCGAGCAGCTGGGTCTGACCGGCGCCAAGAAGGGCTGCGACCACGGCCAGTGCGGTGCCTGCACCGTCCTCGTCGACGGGCGCCGGGCGAACAGCTGTCTGCTGCTCGCCGTGGCGCAGGAGGGGTGCGACGTCACGACCGTCGAAGGTCTGCGCCCGGCCGACGGTGCACAAACGCATCCTCTCCAGCGGGCCTTCGTGGAGCGTGACGCCTTCCAGTGCGGATACTGCACCCCGGGGCAGATCTGTTCGGCCGTGGGCGCCGTCGCGGAGGCCGAGGCGGGCCATCCCTCGCACGTCACGGACCCGCAGGCGCCCGCGGGCTCCCCCGTGGAACTGACCAGGGACGAGATCCGGGAGCGTCTCAGCGGCAACCTGTGCCGCTGCGGCGCCTATCCGCACATCGTCGAAGCCGTGGAGGACGTGACCCGGTGA
- a CDS encoding pyridoxamine 5'-phosphate oxidase family protein has product MPLSVEEREQFLAEPHIGALAVAAGEGRAPLTLPIWYQYAPGGELWVMTGRDSKKGRLIAAAGRFSLMVDRVEPTVRYVSVEGPVVRTEDATAERLRELAARYLPADKVDAYVEFAAREHGEQAVYHLRPEHWYSSDLGSV; this is encoded by the coding sequence ATGCCCCTCAGCGTGGAAGAGCGCGAACAGTTCCTGGCCGAACCCCACATCGGTGCGCTGGCCGTGGCCGCGGGCGAAGGACGGGCGCCACTCACTCTTCCGATCTGGTACCAGTACGCCCCCGGCGGCGAGCTGTGGGTGATGACCGGCCGCGACTCCAAGAAGGGCCGCCTGATCGCCGCCGCGGGCCGCTTCTCCCTGATGGTCGACCGCGTGGAGCCCACCGTCCGCTACGTCTCCGTCGAAGGCCCCGTGGTACGCACCGAGGACGCCACCGCCGAGCGACTGCGGGAGCTGGCCGCCCGCTACCTCCCGGCCGACAAGGTGGACGCGTACGTGGAGTTCGCCGCCAGGGAGCACGGCGAACAGGCGGTCTACCACCTGCGCCCGGAGCACTGGTACTCCTCGGACCTGGGCTCGGTCTGA
- a CDS encoding VOC family protein, with the protein MTSRLNPYISFAGDARQALEFYKEVFGGTLALNTYAEFGQQDSPLADKIMHGMLETPGGFTLMCADTPSDDHRPGNNISVSLSGDDDAELRGYWEKLSAGASVSVPLEKQMWGDVFGMCTDRFGITWMVDITGQGG; encoded by the coding sequence ATGACCTCGCGCCTCAACCCCTACATCTCCTTCGCCGGTGACGCCCGGCAGGCGCTGGAGTTCTACAAGGAGGTGTTCGGCGGCACCCTGGCGCTGAACACCTATGCCGAGTTCGGCCAGCAGGACAGCCCGCTGGCCGACAAGATCATGCACGGCATGCTGGAGACCCCTGGCGGCTTCACCCTGATGTGCGCCGACACCCCGTCGGACGACCACAGGCCGGGCAACAACATCTCGGTGAGCCTGAGCGGCGACGACGACGCCGAACTGCGCGGGTACTGGGAGAAGCTGTCCGCCGGGGCCTCGGTGAGCGTGCCGCTGGAGAAGCAGATGTGGGGCGACGTCTTCGGCATGTGTACGGACCGCTTCGGCATCACCTGGATGGTCGACATCACCGGTCAGGGCGGCTGA
- a CDS encoding alpha/beta hydrolase yields MRINVCLRVVVAAAAMLAVGAGTLPAAASSTAEPLGRYYDQAVDWQDCSLGPDDTAGQKLDAAGARCADITVPLDYSDPGGRTITVAISRLRATDPAHRVGAMLLNNGGPGGPSLEMPPGMARFMGKTAGKFDLIGVDPRFVGRSTPLDCGWDVGSTIFSAGRDRAGFKRSVTRGRDLAERCRRTNGDVLPYVTTRNTARDMDVVRAVLGEKRISYFGFSYGSYLGQVFTELFPGRTDRMVLDGVIDPARYSQTLLADSTSANERALGDWAAWASARHETYGLGRTPEAVLATVDRIEEAAAEKPLRVGKFRVDEYFLPIVFFGGLGSDLDAARAELATATRTLARAADRERVTPKPWLAGMLASTTTEAGSHQGSAQAAILCGDVATRRGTESYWRAIQADRGTAPFSSPLTHNITACEFWDRPAEAPTVVDNDVPALLVNATGDTRTTYSGARQVRKQWSRSRLITVPGANQHGVYGDYGNACVDGQVNDYLATGKLPRRDRICDAR; encoded by the coding sequence ATGAGAATCAACGTGTGTTTACGCGTCGTCGTCGCCGCCGCGGCGATGCTGGCCGTCGGGGCGGGGACGCTGCCCGCGGCGGCCTCGTCCACGGCCGAGCCGCTCGGCCGGTACTACGACCAGGCCGTCGACTGGCAGGACTGCTCCCTCGGCCCCGATGACACCGCCGGACAGAAGCTCGACGCCGCGGGCGCCCGGTGTGCCGACATCACCGTGCCCCTCGACTACTCCGATCCGGGCGGCCGGACCATCACCGTCGCCATCTCCCGCCTGCGCGCCACCGATCCCGCGCACCGTGTCGGCGCGATGCTGCTCAACAACGGCGGCCCCGGCGGGCCGAGCCTCGAAATGCCGCCCGGCATGGCCCGGTTCATGGGCAAGACCGCCGGCAAGTTCGACCTGATCGGCGTGGATCCGCGGTTCGTCGGCCGTTCCACGCCGCTGGACTGCGGCTGGGACGTCGGCTCGACAATCTTCTCGGCGGGCCGGGACCGGGCGGGCTTCAAGCGGTCGGTCACCCGTGGGCGCGACCTCGCCGAGCGGTGCCGGCGCACCAACGGTGACGTACTGCCGTACGTCACCACCCGTAACACCGCCCGTGACATGGATGTCGTCAGGGCCGTGCTGGGCGAGAAGCGGATCTCGTACTTCGGTTTCTCCTACGGCAGTTACCTCGGCCAGGTCTTCACCGAGCTGTTCCCCGGCCGCACCGACCGCATGGTGCTCGACGGAGTCATCGACCCCGCCAGGTACAGCCAGACGCTCCTGGCGGACTCCACCTCGGCCAACGAACGGGCCCTCGGCGACTGGGCGGCCTGGGCCTCGGCGCGCCACGAGACGTACGGCCTCGGCCGCACCCCTGAGGCCGTGCTGGCCACGGTGGACCGGATCGAGGAGGCCGCGGCCGAGAAGCCCCTGCGGGTCGGGAAGTTCCGCGTCGACGAATACTTCCTGCCGATCGTCTTCTTCGGGGGTCTCGGGAGCGACCTCGACGCGGCCCGGGCCGAGCTGGCCACCGCGACCCGCACCCTCGCGCGGGCGGCCGACCGTGAGCGAGTGACGCCGAAGCCCTGGCTGGCGGGGATGCTTGCGTCCACGACGACCGAGGCAGGGTCGCACCAGGGCAGTGCGCAGGCGGCCATACTCTGCGGGGACGTCGCGACCCGGCGCGGGACCGAGAGCTACTGGCGCGCCATTCAGGCCGACCGGGGCACGGCTCCCTTCTCGAGTCCCCTGACGCACAACATCACGGCGTGCGAGTTCTGGGACCGCCCCGCCGAGGCGCCGACCGTGGTCGACAACGACGTGCCCGCGCTCCTGGTCAACGCCACGGGTGACACCCGGACCACGTACTCCGGGGCGCGGCAGGTGCGGAAGCAGTGGTCGCGCTCCCGGCTGATCACCGTGCCCGGGGCCAATCAGCACGGTGTCTACGGCGACTACGGCAACGCCTGCGTGGACGGGCAGGTGAACGACTACCTGGCCACGGGCAAGCTGCCCAGGCGCGACCGGATATGCGACGCCCGGTAA
- a CDS encoding ATP-binding protein: MPAQRTRLHDGPPGTTTFDKEPGAVTDARDLTRDFLAGLVPAVGEQTAASVELIVSELVTNVVRHARGALCSLRLQALPDVITITVSDADPRPPRERTPDLAGGTGGFGWPMVRNLATAVSVTLGSTGKTVRAELAR, encoded by the coding sequence ATGCCGGCGCAACGGACACGGCTGCATGACGGGCCGCCTGGGACGACCACCTTCGACAAGGAGCCCGGCGCCGTCACCGACGCGCGGGACCTGACCCGGGATTTCCTCGCGGGGCTGGTCCCGGCAGTGGGTGAGCAGACCGCCGCGAGCGTCGAACTCATCGTCTCCGAGCTCGTCACGAACGTGGTGCGCCATGCCCGTGGCGCCCTGTGCTCGCTCCGGCTCCAGGCGCTGCCCGACGTCATCACGATCACGGTGTCCGACGCCGATCCGCGGCCGCCCCGGGAGCGGACCCCCGATCTCGCGGGGGGAACGGGCGGGTTCGGCTGGCCCATGGTGCGGAATCTGGCCACAGCCGTGAGTGTCACGCTCGGTTCGACCGGCAAGACCGTCCGCGCGGAGCTGGCGAGGTAG